One genomic region from Jilunia laotingensis encodes:
- the hpt gene encoding hypoxanthine phosphoribosyltransferase has translation MDSIQIKDKLFTVSIKGQDIQREVTRVANEINRDLAGKNPLFLSVLNGSFMFTADLMKNITIPCEISFVKLASYQGVASTGKIKEVIGINEDLSGRTVVIVEDIVDTGLTMQRLLETLGTRGPKEIHIASLLVKPDKLKIDLNIEYVAMRIPNDFIVGYGLDYDGFGRNYPDIYTVVD, from the coding sequence ATGGATAGCATTCAGATAAAAGACAAATTATTTACTGTTTCTATTAAAGGACAGGATATTCAGAGAGAAGTGACTCGTGTGGCTAATGAAATCAATCGGGATTTGGCAGGTAAGAATCCTTTGTTTCTCAGTGTGCTGAATGGTTCGTTTATGTTTACGGCCGATCTGATGAAGAACATCACAATCCCTTGTGAGATATCTTTTGTAAAGTTGGCTTCTTACCAAGGAGTAGCATCCACCGGAAAGATAAAAGAGGTGATCGGCATCAATGAAGATCTTTCGGGACGTACGGTTGTCATTGTGGAGGACATTGTAGATACGGGACTGACGATGCAACGGTTGCTGGAAACCTTGGGGACACGCGGACCTAAAGAAATTCATATTGCTTCCTTATTGGTAAAACCGGATAAGTTGAAAATAGATTTAAACATAGAATACGTAGCTATGCGTATTCCGAACGATTTTATTGTGGGGTACGGGCTGGATTATGACGGCTTTGGACGTAACTACCCCGATATTTATACCGTTGTGGATTGA